ttattatttttaatatattcttacttcttaaatgttttttaggccaaagagacgggagaacTCTCATGTCGTAAGGatctttacgagaggacccacaagaacaaggttGGGCAATTTGTAGATCCTaggtccgagcaaatctacaacgaggTGGTTGCTCGGATTGAAGACCGCCaaacccagctgacccagcagtctccAGATGGAATACCGGTCACATTATCCAAACTTGAAGTGAAtcagatttacgaggaggtaaaaaattttaaatcttttattattattattcatttaatctaattttttatcactaatattaatcttttttttaaaggttttcCCTAAGAAAAAGGGATGTACATTGGGGATTGGTTTCGTCAATGATGTCCcaagagcgacatcgtcttatggtcagagaCGGGCTGATGAAGTCACTCAGCTGCGTTTCGAGATGAACTCGACGCTGtctgcgttcacagctcgtatgactTCAGTCGAGGGCTTTCTAGACGTTATAGCGGCTGGAAATCCTCATTTGGAGACCATATTGACGGAGATGCGGACACGAAATCCCATTCTAGAGCCATCCCACACAcaggaggatgaagaagaagtgcGGAGGAGGAGTCAGGAGATCTTCGACGAGCTCCACAACAACAAcccttagatttttttttcttctttttattttgtattataaatttgaaacttaaatatttataaaatattttcgtattgatttatattatttactttttaaagaattttgaaataaattataaaatatatttgattatatttttgtttttgtaataaataaagAATCGAAGCAAATTCGTAACTAATTTACGTCTAATTAACGAAGAAACTGAAAATTGTTACCGAGGAATTTACCATGAAAGGcacgcaaattcgtcgtaaatttacgtgtaaataacgacgaaattgagcgtctactttacgaggaaactgtttacgtgtactttacgaggaaatccttatgtgtactttacgaggaaatcttTTTCGTGTACTTTACATGGAAATCttttacgtgtactttacgaggaaatgaattacgtgtactttacgagggAAAAgtttacgtggtttttacgaggaaagggtttacgtggcttttacgaggaaatagtttacgtggcttttacgaggaaatttttgaccccactttacgacgaaagctTTCCTTGTAAATTTACGatgaattagcgaggaaatatacGTTATGACAAACGTTTAACGAGGAAATGACTTTCGtagttaattcgtcgtaaaccctattttacgacgaaataactaCAAAAACCGTCGTCATTAtaaatgtgttttcttgtagtgaaattaTTTGGCCTCATTACTAAAACATACGGTATAAAATTTCTTATAAACATACGGTATCATTGGTAAAACATTTGGATAGATAacagatatcaatttttttagtttaaagttgaagtacatgtttaccaaaaaaaaaatatttaaccaatCTAGAACCGATGATTTTCTTGGTAGAACTGCAAGGTTTTTCCGTAGACTCTTCGTTTCTGTGGTTGTTCTATTTCAGCATGGTTAACGAAACTAAAGTCTGAATAACTTGATATTCTTTTGATGTCAATAACAAGGAAAAACATATTTGACTGATTTTATTCAAACTACATTAAATTTGAATTAACTTGGtcgaataaactttttattttatttttatcaacgACCAGTTAAACAATACTCAACCTAGTTAATTTACATAATTAGCAACTGGGATAGTGGAAGAGTCATTGTCTTTATTCAAAGCCAAACAGGGGATGCGTATCAAACGCAAAGTACAGTGGCGCATGGAAATTAGCTAGAGATTACGAAGAAAACGTGAACGCCACTTCTCTCTCACTATGTATATATGAATATGACCATTCCCTCTTAGATCAAGTCTCTTATTATCTCTTTATCTATTGCCATTTAAAAATCGAGAAGATGTTAAAAATACAGTTAGCATCATGTCCTACTTCAGAAAAAACGAAGGAACCATTGTGTTTACGTTGGCCAGTTTAGCGTTCATAGCGTTTTACTGCATCAATTATTGTTTCCGGCGATGCAGAAATCGAGACGTTGCTTTGGCGGCAGGGGACACCGAGGAGGCTGTATTGAGTCCAATTCGGCCACCGCGAGGGCTTGACGCAAAGGGCGTCCAGTCAATTCCCTCGTTCATTTACACAGAAGCTAATGGGATTGGGCCAGGACATGGCGAGCTAGTATGTGCGGTTTGTCTGAACGAATACAAAGAGGACGAGATGCTGCGTCTAATACTACCTTGCGGACATGTTTTTCATGTTGACTGTGTGGACATATGGCTCTCTTATCGCTCCACGTGTCCTATTTGTCGTGCTGATGTAATTGTTGATCCAGTCTATTAGCCTTtgactttgtatttttttccaCTCTTGGCtttgtgaataaaattttatttattgtagtGCGGGATTTTGCGCATGATGAGATTGacataaaaaatagatatacattattgtattattgtattatgaactagggccggcccgccctacgggcggaatATATTTTACGTatgatatatataagtatattattatatatttttattgcatGTGTTTTATGTTAGTATTTGTAAGAAAAGTGTCTAAAACATGTATGGTTTGTAAGAATGTTTGAGCGTTGAGGGATTATGTATGTTAAGATTTATTATGTTTGATTTTAGTGGTTATGTCGATGTTAAAAGGTTGTGGCgtataacatattatatatgttgGATGAGGTTTACATGATTTTTTGGttgtatgtttttataattctaaatcTATGATTGGCATTTGTTCATGTTTCTCCATTTAACTTTTTTGATTTGTAattgtaattaaatatattttaagatattgtACCATTTAACTTTTTCTATTGTGGTTTTTTTTATAGTAAGAACACATTTTCATTTTATGTGAATGTAGTTTATTTCTTCTAACAGAAAACTGAAATAAAGCAAGGCAAAAAACCATGAAAAACGAAAAGTGTTTAGACTACTATGGTCTGTGTGTTGGTGGTGATTTTATTTGCTTAAATGATGTGCATGAATGTCTCCAACTTCCTTACATATTTCAATTTTTGCTCCACTATAgattatgtataattatttataatttacttgGGAAATTTCAAAAGGATACATTTCCTTACtaaacatttttaatgtttttataactttatttagcattatatatttatttaatacttCGTACCATTTAGATGTAATTTTAGATCATCTTAagctattttaaaagaaaattgagaaagtgtttttttgggcaaaaaaatagaaagtgtTTTTTAGCTATGTAAAAGTTGCATGTATGAAATTTAgatgattttaattatttttatgtttaatttaaacATGTTCCTCTATGGTCTCAACCTTTGGTCGGACAAAACTTGAGATAGTCGTAAACGTAACCGAGGCAACACATATTATAGATGACATCTCAGTAGCTACTATGGTTAACGATTTTAGTTCGTAATGTTGACATGCAAAAATAAAATGCAAACAGAATAGTTCACGGACGTGTGGCCAAAGATGATAATGAATTCCAAAATACAATTGTGTTTATAGTCCGTTGAAAATAGTTAGCAGCAGATGAAGTAAATAAAAAGCAACAATTATGCCTAAGCATTACCATAGGAGACGACACCTTGGCTTAAGAATCTATCCTCTTCAACCTATGCATGGCGTGCCTTCTTTGTTGCTTGTTGATTATGAACATGATAGGatcattagttaaaaaaaaaaacatgtcggGATCAGTAAGTATATGCTGATGCACTTGTCTTATCTTTTTCACTTGACTCTGTTTCAGAGAAATCAGAGaaagaagaataaaattatattcatcaatcattaatgaaaataaattagtttatacaatttaatatgatttatattaaaaaatatatgtatggttttagataaaatataaaaagacatGTCGTAGATATTATATAAATTGGTTTCTGGTTTCAAATATATCCGGTCTGAATATATTGTAGTCACTTTggtttagctttttttttctttgtttatttgttttcttgcaTTTTTTACATATCTCCATTCGTTAaaccaaaacatcaaaaatatctAATACTGtatgaattttctttttaaaaaattagctTAGGGCATCCTAATATAGTAGACCGGCATTGTTTGTCATAACTGAAATTTCTTATATGTCAGTTTTTTTCTagtaaattataatttgttaaaaatttacATAAGATTAAGAAAAGTGTATAAATTTGTGatgttaaaatgaaaatattgggTTACTACTTTAGTTATGAATTATGGTAtatggtttagattttagaGATTGTGGTTTATGATAAAGAGTATATAGGTAAGaagttgttaaaaatataaaaaaattggttagTAATTATAATTGGTTagaaatactattaaaaatgtataaatttggttattgtaaaatctttttttttcattaattattttgactCCATTCATTCTCTCATAAGTATTTTTGGCTCCACTAATTGCCTTCATTTTCTCATTTCCCTCCTAAATATAATAtctaaaacaactattaaataattgattgtttttaatctAAAGGCTATATAGATCATTATTTTGTGAATCCTCTACCTTCTTTTTCATTGGTCAATCTATCAAAATTAAGATTGTTGTTTCTGGCCattgatatttttaatattatggcTTAAGTCAATCTTTCTCATCTAAGTCATTTATGTCTCACAATTCAACTCTCTCTCGCTTAATTCAGTAGAAACACAAGAGCAAATTGATAGAGCCCAACTCATGTTAGATTCAAGTCTCCCTGTCTCGACCATGATGAAGGCCTCGTCGACGAAGCTTGACGCGAGTCAGAGTGAAGAGGACCCACGACGGAGACGGTGAAGAGGACCCACGGCGGAGGAGGTGAAGCGCATGAGCTACGGAGGAGGAGGTGCGACAGACTCGTCTCTGGTCAAGCTCTGCGTTGGATTTACCACCTCACTACCACAGGTCATCTCGCTTCCCTTCCTCTTATCtagtctctctttctcttcctcttgttgtaatatttgtatttgattttttgttttatttacagATCTACCAAGATAATGATGAAACAGGAAGGATAAGTGGTGGTGTGATGTCAAGCGCGATGCAGCGGTGGTGGGACGGCGGTGCAGCGGTGGTGGGGCGATGCATGCTAGGTTAAAGACAAACAAATTGAGGACTTAGGGTTGGGGAAGGTTTCGTAGACAGCGGAGTGACCAAGACGAACAAAAGCTGAGATCGACATATGTTGAAAAACAAAAGCTCATGCCCAAAGGAAAACATCACGAAGCCCATATATATTGATACAACTTTAATGAAACTGTGAGTATTAATAAAGAGACACGTGTCGATAGCACAAAAGTCGACTTTCTGACCTGGCGCTGAGGTGGCGCAACAGGAGAGAggcaaacatatttatatatatatagatattatagTTATTACTGGCTAGTTATTACTGGCTGGTCGACGATATTTTGTTATGCATTACTCTCTCTGTGCATAAGGTATATATAGTAGTATCCTTATGTATAGGGGTGTCAAATGGGCTGTCCGGATGGATTTGGGTGTGTCCAgatgaacttattttttttgggCATTTTTGGCCGAAGCCCAAATAATACAATTTCCAAATAGGACCATAACCAAATAGGACCGTGTCCAGTTGGACTGTCCATGGAGTCCAGATGTCCACTTAATGTAAAAAAGTctaattttcaatttaaaagatGTAAAGATTCTAAATGTCATATATAACATCTTAAACTTACTTAAAACTTCATGTTTTACAAAAGATACTTAGACTTAAATTCTATATTTAACAAAAGATACTTAAAGAAATTAAACTTAAACTCCATGTAGGGTATTTGGACACAAAGAAAATAGATGAAGGGGTATAATTAATGgtgaaattatataaactatacaCACGTCTTCACGTCAATTAATGTGATGAAATATATGCTAAACTAGGTGATGATCCGCGCTCTGTGCAGAGTGAATGGACTAAAAgagattataaattttaatctatagttattgaaaagttaaaaaaaagtgACATATTATACATGGTATAGATTAGGAGAAGTAATGTTTGATATATAGATTAATGCAAAGAAAACCAAATTGGGATAGGAAGTTGAGAAATGGCCCTAGATAGACCCAAACCAAGTTTTCCTTCCAAATCTAGACTTTAAGGCCCAAtgtcacaaaaatgtttcattaaagtaTGGTCAGTTACCATATTATCCATCTCTTTGTCTAATTACATTAtaaataatcttttaaaaaaaaaaaattatgacgtCGACGGCTTCTCTCGATCTCCGGCGTCGATCATTTCTTTCGTCATTATCTTTGGTGTTACTCATCTTCACTGTCACTCATTATGTCTGTCTCCCTCAGCTCTGCTGCTGCGCCGCCGTCTCTGTTTCGTAAAAGTTTATTCGCTCGAgagttatataatatatattttggatttcGTCGTATCAAAAGTATATGGTATCGATCTACTTTTTCAATTCTCAATTTGATGAAACATGTATGCTATGATCCATTTTGATGGAATCTGTGTTGGTAACTACACTATTTCctcaaaagtttcaaactttttttcttgATCTCTTTGTACTACATATGTAGTTCATTTTGTTTGTCTCAGTGTTTAAATAAGATGTTACAATGAGTTTTTTATGGCGGATGGGGAGAAGCAGGCTCTTACTCCAAAGAAAACTATACATCAGAGGTTTGATGTCAAAGCAAGTTACATGATTGAGCAAGTTCATGTTTCTTCTCAGAATACATGTCTCTATTGGTGCCACTTGCAGCTACCAGACTTTTCTGTTGTATCAAATGTCTTCAAGAAAAAACAGCATTCAGAACAATCTACTGCTGATCTGGCTCTCGAGAAGGTACGTCTTTTTGTACCATCTCTAttctataattatttatttgttaaagaagaaaatactatttatgttgCAGCTAGGCATTCACCCttaggatgatgatgatgatataacTGTGGAGCAAGCTTGGGATGACATCGTTCAACGTGTTAAAGTATATATTCTTTGATGAGGTTAGTTCACTAATAAGGATAACTTTATATGTTTAACAAATATGTTTAAGTTTTTGCCATTATTAATGTTGTAAGTTGTTTCCATTACAGTTTCTTTCAACTGATTATCCTCTAGGAAGCCACCTTAGAGAAACATTGCAAAGGGATGGTGAACGTCATAGTTTAGTTCCTCTTTCTGTCATCACTGCATTTGATACAAAGATCAACAATTGCTATAAAGTTATCAACAATCGCTATAAAGTTATCAATCATTCAGTTAGTTAATTAACTATGTTTGTATGTAGATTAATGTCCTCTATTTGATATATGTTCTCTGTTTTATAGACAATGAACTATATTTGGTGATTTCTATAGCCAATGAACTTTCttatagattttgattatgttgttttttttgttgttctggAAAATTAAGTTTCAATTCAAGATAGCCATCCAGAACAAAGACTGTCTAACATTCCTTACACGTTTTTGATTCTCTTCGAAAACAGGCTTATGCAAGAAAAcacattcattttattttctggaaACTCATCCTGAAAGTTCCACAAGCTATCCTAGATAACATGTGTGTTTTATAATGATACCACATTTAACACTTTCTTGATAGAATTGCTAAAAATGCTTCAAGCTATCATATTTCCATGTTCTATGTTTGATATGTGTTCTCTGTTTTGTAGACAATGAACTCtatgtggagatttctatagccaatgaattttcttatagattttgattatgtttttttgttttggttgttCTGGAAGATTAAACATCCTGAACAAGGACTGTCTAACATTCCTTACACGCTTTTGATTCTCTTCGAAAACAGACTTATGCAAGAAAGcacattcattttattttctggaaACCCATCGTGAAAGTTTTACAAGCTATCCTATAGAACATGTGTGTTTTATAATGATACCACATTTAACACTTTCTTGAAAGAATTACTGAAAATGCTTCAAGTTATCTTATTTCCATGTTCTCTGTTTGATATGTGTTCTCACTTTTGTAGACAATGAACTCTATTTGGTGATTTCTATAGCCAAtgaattttatagattttgattatgttattttgttttggttgtCCTGGAAGATTAAGTTCCAATTCAGGATAGCCATCCAAAACAAAGACTATGCATATTAATCAATATATAATGGTTTGAACAAGAAACAGATTGTGAACATCGCATACAGTAAAGAACATGTTGGGTCTTTCTTTACAATTCAATGCATCAACTCAAGAAAAGGCAAATTCATTACAGCATGTGACATTTCTTACTTCTCCTTTAATTTAGACTGATTGATatgagaagtttttttttgtctttagtGATTGCATACAATTGTAATAAGAGACCAAATCTGGTTTTGAAAGAGAAACATGTAAGAGAAAACCAACTTCATGAGTTTTCCAAAATGTAGTTCTCATGGAGGTATGTGTAATAAGAAGGGGTATTCAACAAgtcacaaaacaaaacaactaATACAAGAATAAGAGCTTCACATGAAAGTTCCAAAGAGGAGATTGTTTCTAGACATGCCGAGAGATGTTGGCTACTATTCTGAATACCTCAAGCTCCTCTCTAACACAACAACCTAAACTGAGTGATGACAAAATCAACACCTGAGCATTAAGTTAACAATAAATCTGTATAAAGCTCTATATGAACGATTATAAAATGACATGGGACGAAATATACCCTTcacaattttcttttgtttccttgGGATGCTTCAGCAAATGAACCATAGTTCTATCTGTGGGATTGGTCATTGTTTCTGTATCTAGCATCCCATCATATCTACAAGAACAAAAAACAAGAGCTAGCTATGTAAACCACACTGATATATGACTTCTCCTATCTCACATTCACAAAACTGCATCTGTATTATCTACATGATCTAACTACGAAGTATATGTATACCATATTGATTAATATGCATAGATTTGCGTACATATATCTTGACTTTTCTTTGGTACTGACGTGTGTATCATCCTCTTTATCAAGCGTAATCCATCCGAAAACAGAATCTCCCATCTTGTTTCTATCTTGCGTAAACAAGGAAAAATACCATCCGattttctggaaggctttcctgaAACTACACAAATGCTTCCTGAACTTTTTCTAAACACTAGACAGTTTCACAAGCACAAGCAACAAGAGACTCGTAAGCAAATTCAAGAGCCTACCAAAGATATCAATATGCCTAAGCAGAACAAGACACCAagcaaaaaagtttcaaaacttGTTACCATCCGATTTTCTGGAAGACTTTCCTGAAACTACACAAATGCTACCTGAAATTTTCCTGAACACTAGACAGCTTCACAAGCACAAGCAACAAGAGACTAACAATGTCATAAGCAACATTTCCTAAACACATTCAATAGATGCAAACAAACAACAAATGAATATGTAAGGAGGGATATAAAAGTAGAAATTAAAGAAGAAATCAAAATAACATGTCACTTAGGAAAGCTAAGCTTAAGACAGTAAGAGCAGCAGCAATGATGGAAAGAGGTCGGGAGATAATCGCAAGACCTGAGTGTTCAACACAGCTCAAGAGGATCATTCATCATATTTCTCAATCAGTGCTTTAAAAATGACACAGAAAGGCTTTGTCATTCTATTGAACATGTTAAGGGCATAACCAAATCCCATCAAGATAGAAACTTTTGGAGAAGATAAGATGGATTATCTTAGCTTTTGTACTGCTCAAAGTGAAGCCTGAATTGCTTTGTTCTATCTGTTCAATTaatacaacaaaacaaacttatTAGTTCTCAAACCATTATCATTGAAGATTGAAGCCTCATATTTGAATCTAAAAACTCTAGTCTTTGGAATCATACTGAGATGGCATTGAAGAATCAAAGCTTCGTGATTTCGTCGGAGTTGATGATAGTGCTTGTCGTCGCCGAAGTTGATTGGGATTTCTTCGCCTTGGTGCCGCcgttgtgagagagagagatcagagAGAATATAATCAAAGCTTCGTGCTTTCGTCGGAGATGATGACAGTGCTCGTCGTCGCCGGAGTTGATGACAGTGCTCGTCGTCTTGGTGCCGCCGTCGTGAGAGAGAGATTGTAGGAGACGACGCCGAGAGAAGAGGCGTCTTTTTTCTGTTAGATGTATTATTTATTGAGGGTATTAGAGTCTTTTGAACAGTTAATGAATGTTATTTTGTGACTTTTAGCTTCTCATCctatttttgagacaaaaactaaaaagatgCTATTATGGAGAATTGCCCTAGGAAGTTTACTGGAGTTTTCAGTCATACAAAAAAAGTTTACTGGAGTATCCGGGTAACGATAATATTATTATGGTCGAAAAACAGTAATTGTCTTATTATCAAAGTTGTatcatgatattttattaaattatattggTTCCGGAgtacttaaaaattataaaag
This genomic stretch from Brassica napus cultivar Da-Ae chromosome C9, Da-Ae, whole genome shotgun sequence harbors:
- the LOC106375131 gene encoding RING-H2 finger protein ATL39-like; amino-acid sequence: MSYFRKNEGTIVFTLASLAFIAFYCINYCFRRCRNRDVALAAGDTEEAVLSPIRPPRGLDAKGVQSIPSFIYTEANGIGPGHGELVCAVCLNEYKEDEMLRLILPCGHVFHVDCVDIWLSYRSTCPICRADVIVDPVY